AACTGCTTTGGGCAGAAtctcttgttcttcttttccAAGTTTTCTTGGATTTATCTGATTAGGTTGTAATTTTTTAAGGGGTTTCTATATGTAGTTCCCATATAGAAACCccttaaaaaattacaatgtaAATTTAAGCAAATCCTGAAAATCTAGAGAAAGAACTTGagaaacatatatatgttattatggtttataataacatatatattgtattcatatttttgaattgtttattgcagGTTCCTTCATTTGAAAAGAAACATGGGCTGTGGCCATGCATGGTAGCCCCCACCAAAATTATAGCTGGCTTGGGCTTATCACTTGGTATTGATATCCTTGAAGCTCCTGGAGCAACTGGAGACTATCGAACACTTTTAACTTCCAAAGCAACTGCAATAACTAAGGCACTCTCAGCTCCTTTGCAGTCTTGCCCCTCTGTTTTTGTACCTGGGGAGGATGAGCGCAAACCAGGTCGATCAGAGGGCTATGATTTTGGGTTTCTTCACATCAAGGTCTTATCTTctatgattttgtttctttctatctttcttCTGTTTTGCATGCAACTTAAATTACTCTTCAAAGAGTCAccctatattttaatttatcttaACAAAGTTTGTTATCGAGCCAAAAATACTACGAGGGCCTGGCTGGCATTTGAAGTTCTAGTTGAATTTCAGTATCGGCTCTCATGCACTGATACAGAACATGTTCCTCATCTCTATTAGAGCATGACTAACATGAAGATGAACTGATTTAAGAGATAGTTTAGGATTCCATAGCATTTTACTCTTGAGCCTTTTATAATAGAgacttctttcttcctcttttacCGCTGGAGCCAAAGTACTTGGCTCAAGGTCTCCCAATGATATGATGGTGATGGGGTCTCCTTGATACCTGGTATTGCAGGCAATAGATGATGCAGGTCACGACAAGGCAAGCGTTTTCAAACTCAAAGCACTGGAAGCTGTAGATCAAGCGATAGGACAGTTGACCAGGCTCCTCTGGGAGGCAGAATCAACGGGAAATTTTCAATTCTTCCTTTGCATTACCTCAGACCATTCTACTCCAGTTGAATATGGAGACCACAGCTTTGAACCAGTTCCATTTGCCATGTGTCGGTTGAAAGACTTTGTGGGTGCAGTAGGTGGGGAGTCCATTGTTTTGGGAACTTCTCTTGATCCATTTCCTCTTCCAACCATTAAAGCCGGTGAAGACCTAACAGATGATGTGGGAATTGAACGAGAGAGAAGCAAACAGCTTCAAGCTTTTAATGGTGATTCAGTTTGTGAATTTAATGAAGTAGCAGCAGCAAGGGGTTGTCTTGGGCGTTTTCCTGGAGGAGAGATGATGGGAATTATAAAGAAATTTCTTAAATTAGATGCCTGAGCTACGTTGTTGTTAGGTTGGAAGATTAATGGTGGTTGAATATCACCAGTAGAGTACTCATAAGGTTTTTCTTTTCGTCTTCTCTTTTTGGATGACAAAGAGATGTAATCTGGTGATTTCAGtcatcaaaattttgaaactttaatGACATTATTCGGAGAAGATTATGCAATTTGTACATGCTATCTAAATAAGTTGATCAAAAGTTGCTTCTGGCTCCTAGTCTCTTGCCACATGGATCTATGAGTAGTCTTACATGGTGAAACCTTATCCTTCCTTTGGTTGTTGGCAACATGCTCCAGGCCTCAATTACTCAGTTCCAACAAGCCTCCCAGAATTTAATGTTCCACTATCTAACAAGCGCTCAACTCCTGTTGTTGTAGGGAAATGATATTGTCCATTTATATTTGTAAAAGAGGGAAGTAGCATGAAGACGAAATCTTTGTTCTACAGGATAACTCTAGAGCAATATTGGGAGGAGATTTACTCCCAAGGGAATAATGCTTATGGTGGCAATATTGTGATTGTGAACACAACTGTACCAAGGGAAGTGTATGGCATGGCTGGTGGGGGAGCTATGAGGCATAACGGCGATGGTTTTGATGGTTTTATTTGCATAATCAGAAGAGTGAGGGTACTGTGGGCTTGAGTTCAGCCGTTCTAGAGAGTGAGATGGATTCAAAAGGAAGGAGGGTGGATTGATGGGGAAAATAGCAGTACGAGGGTGGAGAGAGTGGAGAAGATCAGTGGTGGAGGAGATCACTGTTTTGATcagatgaaaattttgaaagtcacatcaattttgagaaaataaaaataaaataaaatggtgatatataaaattattattatgcaATATAGCAGTTGTAGTACATGCATTATTTTAGCAATATCACCAACAATAACGGAAACATATTGCAACAAAAGCTAGAATCTGAATACTAAAAGAATTTCTTCATTGAttaaatgaaagagaaattattaCAATAAAACTGTTCCATGCCAACTGACTGTACAAGGTTTGAAAACTATACTGCATTATATGAGTTCAGATTTTGGGGTCACATCAAAGCTGAACACCTAAGAACAAACTCATTCTATGACCTGATAACTACCATTTTGGCCATACATGGAACGGGAAGCGGACATTGATgtttaacatttctcaaaaaagtGTAGGCTTTCAATAAGACTCAAACGGCCTCAGAAAAAGATAGTACTGACTGCAGTACAGACAGAAGTCAATGTATGAGGTCTGTAAGGAGAACCAACTCACAGCATAagaaataaatgaacaaaactcaaaagcCAAGTTTGATGTTGCTGAATTACCCCAGTTTGGCTTTGGAACCCCTTTTCCCAGCAAATCCACTTGCAGAAAGTAGCCTTGACAGAAAGCCCTGGTTGCTGTCGTGATCATCCTTGTCATTGGAATTTCTTAAATTGCTTATGAGAGACCAGTGTGTCTCAAAGTCTGGCTCATAACCCCTTTGTTGCATCACTTGCAGGAGCTCCGATGCCTTCTTGAGATTGTTTTCCAAGCGATACCTATTAACTACAGTGCAGTGCATCTCCCTTGTTGGATTTTCACCAACCTGAAgcatagaaattaaaaaattttcagcTTCTGCAGTTCGCCCGTTTTGGCAGAAGGCATGGACGAGCATGCCCGAAGTGTTAATGGTCGGTTTAAGGCCCCTATACGGCATCTCCGTATAAAAAATCATAGCTTCATCCAATCTATTCCAGGTACAGAAACCTTGAATTACTGAATCATAACTAGTAGAATTTGGAACATTTCCTTTCTTCAACATTATGTTCAGAAGACTAACTGCCTTGTTCAGTTTCCCGTAAGAACAAAAGCACTTAATTAGATTATCGTAATTAATATTGTCAGGAATTAGACATTTCTCTACCATCCTGTCCAACAGATCTTCTGCTTCTTGAAGCTTACCATGAGAAAGAAGGCCCTCAACAATTGCGTTTTGAACGATTGAACCATGAACCCAGCCTCTTAATTCCATTTCTTGACTCAACTCTAAGGCTTTTCCAAGCTCCCCAACATTACACAGGCTGGATATTACTGTTCTCAAGCACCGATTACTTGGCCTAAGTTCATTAGAAATCATACTAGACAGATATTGCGCAGTACTTGATACATCTTTACACTGAAAAAACCCGTACACAAGAAAATTATAAGTGACTTCATTAGGTAGCAG
This window of the Corylus avellana chromosome ca5, CavTom2PMs-1.0 genome carries:
- the LOC132182495 gene encoding uncharacterized protein LOC132182495, which gives rise to MGSPQQPKRRVAFVLIDGLGDVSLPRFGLKTPLQAAKVPNLDAVASAGVNGLMDPVEVGLGCGSDTAHLSLLGYDPRVYYRGRGAFESMGAGLEMSPGDIAFKSNFATLDEKTGVVTSRRADRHFEEEGPILCAALDGMKLPSFPQYEVRVRYATEHRCGVVVKGPRLSGNISATDPLKDNRLLLQAEALDDTDEARHTAAVVNELSKEMSRILIAHPLNAKRVAEGKNIANVVLLRGCGIRIEVPSFEKKHGLWPCMVAPTKIIAGLGLSLGIDILEAPGATGDYRTLLTSKATAITKALSAPLQSCPSVFVPGEDERKPGRSEGYDFGFLHIKAIDDAGHDKASVFKLKALEAVDQAIGQLTRLLWEAESTGNFQFFLCITSDHSTPVEYGDHSFEPVPFAMCRLKDFVGAVGGESIVLGTSLDPFPLPTIKAGEDLTDDVGIERERSKQLQAFNGDSVCEFNEVAAARGCLGRFPGGEMMGIIKKFLKLDA